A genome region from Thermoanaerobaculia bacterium includes the following:
- the glp gene encoding gephyrin-like molybdotransferase Glp — protein MLTVAEALNRIEREVEPIGPEPIRVAASGGRILARDVAADDDYPAFDTTAMDGYAVRGIAPPWRERRGTIAAGSVPPAALEPGEAARVMTGAPVPPGTDAIVPVEEAEVSGGRVGARRPAVAGIHVRRRGEVFRRGEVLLRAGERMTPGAVLLAATVGADPLEVARRPRVLVAATGAEIVDPGSIPSPGQIRNGNGPALAAALARRGIAAESAAAVPDDVDLLVRFFDAARGADLVLTTGGVSAGDYDRTIEAAERSGFEILFHGVAVKPGKPIAFGRRGGGFWFGLPGNPVSALTTFAIFVEAALDRFEGIREDRFVVAKLDAPLRTKPGREIYRDAVLSARGGDLVVAPVASHGSHDIRAQGRRNALLVLPAEGGAWESGAPMRCLPLTRFPGEERGF, from the coding sequence GTGCTCACGGTCGCGGAAGCCCTGAATCGCATCGAGCGGGAAGTCGAGCCGATCGGTCCGGAACCGATCCGGGTGGCGGCTTCCGGCGGACGCATTCTCGCCCGCGACGTCGCCGCCGACGACGATTATCCCGCCTTCGACACGACGGCGATGGACGGCTACGCGGTGCGCGGCATCGCGCCGCCCTGGCGCGAGCGGCGCGGGACGATCGCCGCCGGCTCGGTCCCTCCGGCCGCCCTCGAGCCGGGAGAAGCCGCGCGCGTGATGACCGGCGCGCCCGTGCCGCCGGGCACCGACGCGATCGTCCCCGTCGAGGAAGCGGAAGTCTCCGGCGGACGCGTCGGAGCGCGAAGGCCTGCCGTGGCGGGGATCCACGTCCGGCGCCGCGGCGAGGTGTTCCGGCGGGGCGAAGTCCTCCTGCGCGCCGGCGAAAGGATGACGCCGGGCGCCGTCCTCCTCGCGGCGACCGTCGGCGCCGATCCGCTCGAGGTCGCGCGCCGGCCGCGCGTCCTCGTCGCCGCGACGGGCGCCGAGATCGTCGATCCGGGGAGCATCCCGTCTCCGGGGCAGATCCGGAACGGCAACGGTCCGGCGCTCGCGGCGGCGCTCGCGCGGCGCGGCATCGCGGCCGAGTCCGCGGCGGCCGTGCCCGACGACGTCGACCTCCTCGTCCGCTTCTTCGACGCCGCGCGCGGGGCGGATCTCGTGCTCACCACCGGCGGCGTCTCCGCGGGCGACTACGACCGAACGATCGAAGCCGCCGAGCGGTCCGGCTTCGAGATCCTCTTCCATGGCGTCGCCGTCAAGCCGGGCAAGCCGATCGCCTTCGGACGGCGCGGCGGAGGCTTCTGGTTCGGGCTCCCCGGAAACCCGGTCTCGGCGCTCACCACGTTCGCGATCTTCGTCGAGGCCGCTCTCGACCGCTTCGAAGGGATCCGCGAAGACCGGTTCGTCGTCGCGAAGCTCGATGCTCCCCTCCGGACGAAGCCGGGACGAGAGATCTACCGCGACGCCGTGCTCTCGGCCCGCGGTGGAGACCTCGTCGTCGCTCCCGTCGCGTCGCACGGAAGCCACGACATCCGCGCGCAGGGGCGCCGCAACGCGCTCCTCGTCCTTCCGGCCGAGGGAGGCGCGTGGGAAAGCGGCGCGCCGATGCGCTGCCTGCCGCTCACGAGGTTCCCGGGCGAGGAAAGGGGCTTCTGA